A genomic window from Cloacibacillus sp. includes:
- the wecB gene encoding UDP-N-acetylglucosamine 2-epimerase (non-hydrolyzing), whose product MDKKKIVCVIGTRPEAIKMAPVVIALMKQDYFDVRILATGQHAAMLDQVLDFFSLTADRNLHIMKERQTLDYITSSVLTGAGEYFDEVKPAAVLVHGDTTTTFAAGLAAFYRNIPIGHVEAGLRSWNMRLPFPEEMNRVLIDKIVTWGFAPTELAAENLRKEGLPESGISVTGNTVIDALFYTVAAQTKPECEELKALPEGAPFVLVTAHRRESWGKPLEDICRALVGILESHPELWMVIPMHKNPAVREIIHKYLDGREKVILCDPLDYPDFVWAMNASKFILSDSGGVQEEASAIKKPVLILRDVTERPEAVEHGSGLLVGVDREKILNTALELLNDPAIIAGIEKRCAAQPFGDGTASIKIANTLKESLRD is encoded by the coding sequence ATGGACAAGAAAAAAATAGTATGCGTCATAGGGACAAGACCCGAGGCCATTAAAATGGCCCCCGTCGTTATAGCGCTGATGAAACAGGACTACTTTGACGTGAGGATACTGGCCACGGGACAGCACGCGGCCATGCTCGACCAGGTGCTTGATTTCTTCAGCCTCACGGCGGACAGGAATCTGCACATCATGAAGGAGCGCCAGACGCTCGATTACATAACCTCGTCGGTGCTCACCGGCGCGGGGGAATATTTCGACGAGGTCAAGCCGGCGGCCGTGCTGGTGCACGGCGATACGACGACAACCTTCGCGGCGGGGCTCGCCGCCTTTTACCGCAATATTCCCATCGGCCACGTCGAGGCGGGACTTCGCAGCTGGAATATGAGGCTGCCCTTCCCCGAGGAGATGAACCGCGTCCTCATCGATAAGATCGTGACCTGGGGTTTCGCGCCGACTGAGCTCGCGGCGGAGAACCTCAGAAAAGAGGGGCTCCCCGAAAGCGGCATAAGCGTCACGGGAAACACGGTGATCGACGCGCTCTTCTACACCGTCGCGGCCCAGACCAAGCCGGAGTGTGAAGAGCTCAAGGCTCTGCCCGAGGGCGCGCCCTTCGTCCTCGTCACGGCCCACCGCCGCGAATCATGGGGAAAGCCGCTTGAAGATATCTGCCGCGCCCTAGTGGGGATACTCGAGAGCCACCCCGAGCTGTGGATGGTCATCCCGATGCACAAAAATCCCGCCGTCCGTGAGATAATACATAAATACCTCGACGGCAGGGAGAAGGTCATCCTCTGCGATCCGCTCGACTATCCGGACTTCGTCTGGGCGATGAACGCCTCAAAGTTTATCCTCAGCGACAGCGGCGGCGTACAGGAGGAGGCCTCGGCGATCAAGAAGCCGGTGCTCATCCTCAGAGACGTCACGGAGCGCCCCGAGGCGGTGGAGCACGGCAGCGGCCTGCTTGTAGGCGTCGACAGGGAGAAGATACTTAACACCGCCCTCGAACTGCTGAACGACCCGGCGATAATAGCCGGGATAGAAAAGAGATGCGCGGCGCAGCCCTTCGGAGACGGCACGGCCTCGATCAAGATAGCAAATACTCTAAAGGAGAGTCTGCGGGATTAG
- the murA gene encoding UDP-N-acetylglucosamine 1-carboxyvinyltransferase — protein sequence METHGLKKLAEKMIIRGGKRLSGTISVQGAKNAALPVMAASILLKGEALKLEGVPDLYDIHTMCDLLRHLGAKVDFNDHCMTIDVPEELNCETPVELVRKMRASSLVLGPLVARCGRALLPLPGGCVLGSRPLDFHLKGLTKMGAEIELKGGAVTATAGRLKGATITLDFPSVGATENLMMAAALAEGTTFIENAAKEPEIVNLAEILRLMGAPVKGDGTETIRVTGMDSLHSASGEIIPDRIEAATYLMAGVITNGSVTVKGISPNCMEAILNKLQEAGVEIDVFGSKITAKWVAPLKGVTIKTMPYPGFPTDTQPQLMAVLTLAGGTSVVHESVFDSRLLHINEFKKMGAKIEVQDNIAIVTGVGKLNGAEVHSSNLRAGAALILLGLATEEETMICDLQHVWRGYEGLVDKLRALGADISFAE from the coding sequence ATGGAAACTCACGGATTGAAGAAATTGGCAGAAAAAATGATCATACGCGGCGGCAAAAGGCTCAGCGGGACCATCTCCGTCCAGGGAGCCAAAAACGCCGCTCTGCCTGTAATGGCGGCCTCTATCCTTTTAAAGGGGGAGGCGCTGAAGCTGGAAGGGGTCCCCGACCTCTACGACATACACACGATGTGCGATCTGCTGCGCCATCTCGGCGCGAAGGTGGACTTTAACGACCACTGCATGACCATAGACGTGCCGGAGGAGCTCAACTGCGAAACGCCGGTGGAGCTTGTGCGCAAGATGCGCGCCTCCTCGCTCGTACTCGGCCCGCTCGTCGCGAGATGCGGCCGCGCGTTGCTCCCGCTGCCGGGAGGCTGTGTGCTCGGCAGCCGTCCCCTCGACTTTCATCTCAAGGGACTTACGAAGATGGGGGCGGAGATAGAGCTCAAGGGCGGCGCGGTGACGGCAACCGCCGGACGCCTCAAAGGAGCGACGATAACGCTCGACTTCCCCTCGGTGGGGGCCACGGAAAACCTCATGATGGCGGCGGCCCTCGCGGAGGGCACCACCTTCATCGAAAACGCCGCGAAAGAACCCGAGATCGTGAACCTTGCGGAGATCCTGCGCCTTATGGGCGCCCCCGTAAAGGGCGACGGCACGGAGACTATCCGCGTCACCGGCATGGATTCGCTCCATTCGGCAAGCGGCGAGATCATCCCCGACCGTATCGAGGCGGCCACCTACCTCATGGCCGGCGTTATCACCAACGGCAGCGTCACCGTGAAGGGCATCTCGCCGAACTGCATGGAGGCGATACTTAACAAACTGCAGGAGGCGGGCGTCGAGATCGACGTCTTCGGCAGCAAGATTACGGCGAAGTGGGTCGCTCCGCTCAAGGGCGTAACGATCAAGACGATGCCCTATCCCGGCTTCCCGACGGATACACAGCCGCAGCTGATGGCGGTGCTGACCCTCGCGGGCGGCACCAGCGTCGTCCATGAGAGCGTCTTCGACTCGCGCCTTCTCCACATCAACGAATTTAAGAAGATGGGGGCCAAGATCGAAGTTCAGGACAACATCGCGATCGTCACCGGCGTCGGCAAACTCAACGGCGCGGAGGTCCATTCTTCAAATCTCCGCGCGGGAGCGGCGCTGATCCTGCTCGGCCTCGCCACCGAGGAAGAGACGATGATCTGCGACCTACAGCACGTCTGGCGCGGATACGAGGGACTGGTGGACAAGCTGCGCGCCCTCGGAGCGGATATAAGTTTTGCCGAATAA
- a CDS encoding uracil-DNA glycosylase, which yields MTANEDILLKLTPEERAAMKKTLWEETKANTLACRACPLAETRTKVVFGDGDPDTKLLFIGEGPGADEDAQGLPFVGRAGQLLTQILTAAEISRKDVYITNIVKCRPPENRVPTPAETVICDKHLQTQIMLINPALMVLLGNTPARWILQTSEGITKLRGRWFEWHGIAVMPMFHPSYLLRNASSKEGSPKHLTWLDIQEVKRQWDAVKATGSISGIKFG from the coding sequence ATGACGGCAAACGAAGACATATTGCTTAAGCTGACCCCCGAAGAGAGGGCGGCGATGAAAAAAACACTCTGGGAGGAGACGAAGGCCAACACCCTCGCTTGCCGCGCCTGTCCGCTCGCGGAGACGCGGACCAAAGTCGTCTTCGGCGACGGCGACCCCGATACAAAGCTGTTGTTTATCGGCGAGGGACCCGGAGCCGACGAAGACGCGCAGGGTCTGCCCTTCGTCGGCAGGGCCGGACAGCTTCTTACCCAGATACTCACCGCGGCGGAGATCAGCCGCAAGGACGTCTACATAACGAACATCGTGAAATGCCGGCCGCCGGAAAACCGCGTGCCGACGCCCGCGGAGACGGTGATCTGCGACAAACACCTGCAGACCCAGATAATGCTGATAAACCCCGCGCTGATGGTGCTGCTCGGAAACACGCCCGCGCGCTGGATACTGCAGACGAGCGAGGGCATTACGAAACTCCGCGGACGCTGGTTTGAATGGCACGGGATCGCCGTCATGCCGATGTTCCATCCAAGCTATCTGCTGCGCAACGCCAGCTCCAAAGAGGGCAGCCCCAAACACCTGACCTGGCTGGACATCCAGGAGGTCAAGCGCCAGTGGGACGCCGTCAAGGCGACCGGTTCGATAAGCGGCATCAAATTCGGCTAG
- the uppS gene encoding polyprenyl diphosphate synthase, giving the protein MEKKKLEHVAIIMDGNGRWAKSRHLPRVMGHHAGVRAVERTVRAAKELGIPYISLYAFSTENWKRPKGEVLGLMGLFRYYMSSKLNELCKEETRMRFAGDLAALPEDIRQILRSAEEKTGKYTERQLIVCLNYGGRKEIIDAINKITTQNPQTTVTEEMLRENLYLPDIPDPDLIIRTSGELRLSNFWLWQSSYSEYYFTDKYWPDFNKEDLEEAVKDYYERERRYGKA; this is encoded by the coding sequence ATGGAAAAGAAAAAACTCGAACACGTGGCGATCATCATGGACGGCAACGGGCGCTGGGCAAAATCCCGGCATCTGCCGCGTGTCATGGGCCACCATGCCGGGGTGCGGGCCGTGGAGCGCACCGTGCGCGCCGCGAAGGAGCTCGGGATACCCTATATTTCGCTCTACGCCTTCTCGACGGAGAACTGGAAGCGCCCCAAGGGCGAGGTGCTCGGCCTCATGGGGCTCTTCCGCTACTATATGAGCTCAAAACTCAACGAACTATGCAAAGAGGAGACCCGTATGCGCTTCGCGGGAGACCTCGCGGCGCTGCCGGAGGACATCCGGCAGATACTGCGCAGCGCCGAGGAAAAAACGGGAAAATACACGGAACGCCAGCTTATTGTCTGTTTAAACTACGGCGGACGCAAAGAAATTATAGACGCCATAAATAAAATAACTACCCAAAATCCACAGACAACGGTAACCGAGGAGATGCTGCGGGAGAACCTTTACCTGCCCGACATACCCGATCCAGACCTCATCATCCGCACCAGCGGCGAGCTGCGCCTCAGTAACTTCTGGCTCTGGCAAAGCTCTTACAGTGAATACTATTTTACGGACAAATATTGGCCCGATTTCAATAAAGAAGACCTTGAGGAGGCTGTCAAAGATTACTATGAAAGAGAACGCCGTTATGGAAAAGCTTAA
- a CDS encoding phosphatidate cytidylyltransferase, with translation MKENAVMEKLKEFFRSSPDLQLRAFSSIFIVLAVIGGIVLGGHVWSAIVILIAMLSLWEFYKLQSAKLSTSPALIMVSGLFILLGTAFGLMSIATILCSISAIAFIALFLEVLKRQVSGESNALVTMGATVAGIAYVVLPWSFMILIRSRELGAMFLITLFFCTWSCDVAAYFVGSHLGRNLLCSQVSPHKTWEGFLGGAAASFMCGGLLALLFSFPPMPLLLMGLLCGIAGQLGDLGESVLKREAGVKDTGSIIPGHGGLLDRFDSILVNGTLAFVIFELVG, from the coding sequence ATGAAAGAGAACGCCGTTATGGAAAAGCTTAAAGAATTTTTCCGCTCCAGCCCCGACCTGCAGCTGCGGGCATTCAGCAGCATATTTATCGTACTGGCGGTAATTGGAGGAATCGTCCTCGGAGGACACGTCTGGAGCGCGATCGTCATCCTCATCGCGATGCTCTCGCTCTGGGAGTTCTACAAACTGCAGTCGGCGAAGCTCAGCACCTCGCCGGCGCTGATCATGGTTTCCGGGCTCTTTATCCTGCTCGGCACGGCCTTCGGCCTCATGAGCATCGCGACCATCCTCTGCTCAATCTCGGCGATAGCCTTCATCGCGCTCTTTCTTGAGGTGCTGAAGCGCCAGGTCTCGGGAGAAAGCAACGCGCTCGTGACCATGGGAGCCACCGTGGCCGGTATCGCCTACGTCGTGCTGCCGTGGTCCTTCATGATCCTGATACGCTCGCGCGAGCTCGGCGCGATGTTCCTCATCACGCTGTTCTTCTGCACCTGGAGCTGCGACGTCGCGGCCTACTTTGTCGGCAGCCATCTGGGCAGGAATCTCCTCTGCAGCCAGGTCAGCCCCCACAAGACGTGGGAGGGCTTCCTCGGCGGAGCGGCGGCGAGCTTCATGTGCGGCGGCCTCTTGGCGCTCCTCTTTTCCTTCCCGCCGATGCCGCTGCTGCTGATGGGGCTGCTCTGCGGGATAGCGGGACAGCTCGGCGACCTTGGCGAATCGGTGCTCAAGCGCGAGGCCGGCGTCAAAGACACCGGCTCGATAATTCCAGGACACGGCGGCCTGCTCGATCGATTTGACAGCATTCTCGTCAATGGTACGCTTGCGTTCGTCATATTTGAGCTGGTAGGATAA
- a CDS encoding 1-deoxy-D-xylulose-5-phosphate reductoisomerase has product MKKIRLAVTGATGSVGGAVLDICARFPQLFEIRALAAKSNAKKLAELGRRHGAKLLCLTEPEDKNWREEGFTCLSGVDGLTEMVEEPSVDHAVFASSGVAAIKALQKALTRGIDVSLANKESIVVAGPWVMPLIKRADQLRPVDSEHSAVWQCLRDAPKEEVSRIWLTASGGPFRDYSAAQMEGVTPEAALNHPVWKMGPKITVDSATLMNKGIECIEAMQLFGLPAERVGALIHPRSQVHGMAEFIDGTVRLLLSQADMRLPAAAAIAWPRRLPLAENALPPIEPGDWELCFREIDEKLFPCFALAREAGRLGGAYPALLVGADESAVRHFLNHEISYRAIAEIISEVLEACGEKTPRTLEEAVALIEAGEKMADKICRDRRNR; this is encoded by the coding sequence ATGAAAAAGATCCGGCTTGCGGTAACGGGAGCCACCGGCAGCGTCGGCGGCGCGGTACTTGACATCTGCGCCCGCTTCCCGCAGCTATTTGAGATAAGGGCGCTGGCGGCCAAAAGCAACGCGAAAAAGCTGGCGGAGCTTGGCCGAAGGCACGGCGCGAAGTTGCTCTGCCTCACGGAGCCGGAAGATAAAAACTGGCGCGAAGAGGGCTTTACCTGCCTCTCCGGCGTCGATGGGCTCACGGAGATGGTGGAGGAGCCCTCTGTCGACCACGCGGTATTCGCCTCGTCGGGCGTCGCCGCGATCAAGGCGCTGCAAAAGGCCCTTACGCGCGGCATCGACGTCTCTCTCGCGAATAAAGAAAGCATCGTCGTCGCGGGGCCCTGGGTGATGCCATTAATAAAGCGGGCTGACCAGCTGCGCCCTGTGGACAGCGAGCACAGCGCCGTCTGGCAGTGCCTGCGCGACGCTCCGAAAGAGGAGGTCTCGCGTATCTGGCTCACGGCATCTGGCGGCCCTTTCCGTGACTACAGCGCCGCGCAGATGGAAGGGGTGACGCCGGAGGCGGCGCTCAATCACCCCGTCTGGAAGATGGGGCCGAAAATCACCGTCGACAGCGCCACGCTGATGAACAAGGGCATCGAATGTATCGAGGCTATGCAGCTGTTCGGCCTGCCCGCGGAAAGGGTCGGCGCGCTCATACATCCGCGCTCTCAGGTACATGGGATGGCGGAGTTCATCGACGGCACCGTCAGGCTGCTGCTCTCGCAGGCGGATATGAGACTGCCCGCGGCGGCGGCCATCGCCTGGCCCAGGCGCTTGCCGCTGGCCGAAAATGCCCTGCCGCCAATCGAGCCGGGGGACTGGGAGCTTTGCTTCCGTGAGATAGACGAGAAACTTTTCCCCTGCTTCGCGCTCGCGCGCGAGGCGGGACGGCTCGGAGGAGCCTACCCGGCGCTGCTTGTGGGAGCCGACGAGAGCGCCGTCAGACATTTCCTCAATCACGAGATATCATACCGGGCCATCGCGGAGATCATCTCGGAGGTGCTTGAAGCCTGCGGCGAAAAAACGCCGCGGACGCTTGAAGAGGCTGTCGCCCTCATCGAAGCGGGCGAAAAGATGGCGGATAAGATATGCAGAGACCGGAGGAACAGATAA
- the rseP gene encoding RIP metalloprotease RseP: protein MISIISFLIVIGICVMSHEGGHYWAARFRDVMIHEYSFGMGPVLWSRRRGETQYSFRAFPIGGFVKLEGEDAGEEGEEKPADYDPKRSLANKKPWERILIIGAGASVNIALAWLLTAAYLSGYGVYNMETPKLGNIMENTPAYSAGLKSGDVIRSIDGKELKNWADIRKNIQNKDKNGDRFEITVDRGGEEKNFTVDVPVDKEAGGRLLGVQPSHEKSPILKALGTAFTYSWKMSVEILSGLWMALTGQIKADVTGPVGIATMAGDAFREGFWTFIAFLGVINLNLGLLNLLPFPALDGGRIIFILVELVTRRKVPERVETMIHYAGFIILLALIFLVTGKDIYRLIQ from the coding sequence TTGATAAGTATCATTTCGTTTCTGATAGTAATAGGAATATGCGTGATGTCGCACGAGGGCGGCCACTACTGGGCGGCCCGCTTCCGCGACGTCATGATACACGAGTACTCGTTCGGTATGGGGCCGGTGCTCTGGAGCCGGCGCAGGGGCGAGACGCAGTACTCCTTCCGCGCCTTTCCCATCGGCGGATTTGTGAAGCTTGAGGGTGAGGACGCCGGAGAAGAGGGAGAAGAAAAACCGGCGGACTACGACCCCAAACGCTCGCTGGCCAATAAAAAGCCCTGGGAGCGCATCCTGATCATAGGCGCGGGGGCCTCGGTAAACATCGCCCTCGCCTGGCTGCTGACGGCGGCCTACCTCAGCGGTTACGGCGTCTACAACATGGAGACGCCGAAACTGGGAAACATCATGGAAAACACCCCGGCCTACAGCGCCGGGCTCAAAAGCGGCGACGTCATCAGGAGCATCGACGGCAAAGAGCTTAAAAACTGGGCGGATATCAGAAAAAACATCCAGAATAAAGACAAAAATGGAGACCGTTTTGAAATCACCGTCGACCGCGGCGGTGAGGAGAAAAACTTCACGGTCGACGTGCCGGTAGACAAAGAGGCCGGTGGCCGCCTGCTCGGCGTACAGCCCTCTCACGAAAAATCCCCGATCCTGAAGGCGCTCGGCACGGCCTTCACCTACTCGTGGAAGATGAGCGTGGAAATACTGAGCGGCCTATGGATGGCGCTCACCGGACAGATAAAGGCCGACGTCACCGGCCCCGTGGGCATTGCGACGATGGCGGGGGACGCCTTCCGCGAGGGCTTCTGGACCTTCATCGCCTTCCTCGGCGTGATAAACCTCAACCTCGGCCTGCTCAACCTGCTGCCCTTCCCGGCGCTGGACGGCGGGCGGATAATCTTCATCCTCGTGGAACTGGTGACGCGCCGCAAAGTACCGGAGAGAGTGGAGACTATGATACACTACGCGGGCTTCATCATCCTGCTCGCGCTGATCTTCCTCGTCACCGGCAAAGACATCTACAGACTGATACAGTAG
- the ispG gene encoding (E)-4-hydroxy-3-methylbut-2-enyl-diphosphate synthase, producing the protein MGSRKSVSIEGLKIGGGAPVRVESMLKTRLTDIAGGTAETAKLAAAGCELARVALPEESLAAPFAELIKKSPLPLMADIHFDHRLALVAFRAGCRAIRINPGNMSGSAGLAEVTAAAKDLGAVIRIGANGGSLNNAQLERSGGDRGAALVLAVEEQLKMLLENKFEDIIISAKSSSVKETARANAILANRWPFPLHIGITEAGCGNSGIVKGAVGIGLMLAQGIGDTIRVSLTSPGEEEVETGYNILQALGLRSRGWQLVSCPTCGRRRIEVAVLVEKLRAVIPPTANNGMTIAVMGCEVNGPKEASGADFGVAGSPNGFIVFKKGAFVCRGEMEDFEKIIREQIVIY; encoded by the coding sequence ATGGGCAGCAGAAAGAGCGTCTCTATCGAAGGGCTGAAAATCGGAGGCGGCGCGCCGGTGCGCGTCGAAAGCATGCTGAAAACACGCCTCACGGATATCGCGGGCGGCACGGCGGAGACGGCGAAACTGGCCGCCGCGGGCTGTGAGCTCGCGAGAGTGGCGCTGCCGGAAGAATCTCTCGCCGCGCCCTTCGCGGAACTCATCAAAAAAAGCCCTCTGCCGCTCATGGCGGACATCCACTTTGACCACAGGCTCGCCCTCGTGGCCTTCAGGGCTGGCTGCCGGGCCATCAGGATTAATCCCGGCAACATGAGCGGCTCCGCCGGGCTTGCCGAGGTGACCGCCGCCGCGAAAGACCTGGGGGCCGTCATACGCATCGGGGCCAACGGCGGCTCCCTCAACAACGCCCAGCTTGAGAGATCGGGCGGCGACAGGGGAGCGGCGCTCGTACTGGCCGTCGAAGAACAGCTCAAAATGCTTCTGGAAAACAAATTTGAAGATATCATAATCTCCGCGAAATCCTCCTCGGTGAAGGAGACGGCGCGCGCGAACGCCATACTTGCCAATCGCTGGCCCTTCCCGCTCCACATCGGCATCACCGAGGCCGGCTGTGGCAATTCGGGGATCGTCAAGGGCGCGGTCGGCATCGGCCTGATGCTCGCGCAGGGGATCGGCGACACCATCCGCGTCAGCCTCACCTCTCCGGGCGAAGAAGAGGTCGAAACGGGCTACAACATACTTCAGGCCCTCGGACTGCGCAGCAGGGGCTGGCAGCTCGTCAGCTGTCCCACCTGCGGCCGCCGCCGTATTGAAGTCGCCGTGCTCGTTGAAAAACTCCGCGCCGTCATACCGCCGACGGCAAACAACGGCATGACCATCGCCGTGATGGGCTGCGAGGTGAACGGACCGAAAGAGGCCTCGGGAGCCGACTTCGGCGTCGCCGGAAGCCCCAACGGCTTCATCGTCTTCAAAAAAGGCGCCTTCGTCTGCCGCGGTGAAATGGAAGATTTTGAAAAAATCATCCGCGAACAGATTGTGATTTACTAA
- a CDS encoding arginine deiminase, translated as MNQESQFSVFSETGPLRQVMLHRPGKEIDRLTIENMDELLFDDLLWLAQAQKEHDNFAEILRKEGTEVLYFSDCLAQVMDSVPVREQLIKDVFRFECLDRRLSEAFITELMNIPSKELADHLIEGYTKKEVREICKCNLSLVSSVDNGSDFIIHPIPNLYFQRDPAITVANGIIIGQMTFEARRIEPLYWKYIVGHHHRFKGMQILFGDAPDEVWPQKVEGGDLLVISGDTMAIGVSQRTAPTTVQRIGRNLASRTPIKRIFAFEIPKERYCMHLDTVFTMVDRDAFCIYPPILESLKVWQLDYSDDGRLVSLEQKENWQRSVANALGYDSLRLIKMTARDKAEMAREQWHDGCNTFAVAPGKVVTYNRNINATKILRDNGIEVLELEGPELGRGRGGPRCMSMPLNRLPI; from the coding sequence ATGAACCAGGAAAGCCAATTTAGTGTATTCTCTGAGACAGGGCCGCTCCGACAGGTGATGCTTCACAGGCCCGGCAAGGAGATCGACCGGCTTACCATTGAGAACATGGACGAGCTTCTCTTCGACGACCTTCTCTGGCTCGCGCAGGCACAGAAAGAGCATGACAACTTTGCCGAAATACTGCGAAAAGAGGGGACCGAGGTCCTCTACTTCAGCGACTGCCTCGCGCAGGTTATGGATTCCGTACCGGTCCGCGAGCAGCTTATTAAGGATGTATTCAGGTTCGAGTGCCTTGACCGACGACTTTCGGAGGCCTTCATAACAGAGCTGATGAACATACCGTCAAAAGAGCTGGCGGATCATCTCATTGAAGGCTACACCAAAAAAGAGGTCAGAGAGATCTGCAAATGCAATTTGAGCTTAGTTTCATCCGTTGACAACGGCAGTGATTTTATCATCCACCCCATCCCAAACCTTTACTTCCAACGCGACCCGGCAATCACCGTGGCAAACGGTATCATAATCGGACAGATGACCTTTGAGGCCCGCCGCATTGAGCCGCTCTACTGGAAATACATCGTCGGCCACCACCACAGATTCAAAGGAATGCAGATACTATTCGGAGACGCGCCCGACGAAGTATGGCCGCAGAAGGTCGAGGGCGGAGACCTGCTCGTGATCTCCGGCGACACCATGGCCATCGGCGTATCGCAGCGCACCGCGCCGACCACCGTTCAGCGTATCGGCCGCAACCTTGCCTCGCGCACCCCGATTAAGCGCATCTTCGCCTTTGAGATTCCCAAAGAACGTTACTGCATGCATCTTGACACCGTCTTTACGATGGTCGACCGCGACGCCTTCTGTATCTACCCGCCGATCCTCGAGTCGCTCAAAGTATGGCAGCTCGACTACAGCGACGATGGACGGCTCGTCAGCCTGGAACAGAAAGAAAACTGGCAGCGGTCGGTGGCCAACGCGCTGGGCTACGACAGCCTGCGTCTCATCAAAATGACGGCGCGCGACAAGGCAGAGATGGCGCGCGAACAGTGGCATGACGGCTGCAATACCTTCGCCGTCGCCCCTGGCAAAGTCGTCACCTACAACCGCAACATCAACGCCACAAAGATACTCAGGGACAATGGAATAGAGGTCCTTGAGCTCGAAGGGCCGGAGCTCGGCAGGGGACGCGGCGGCCCGCGCTGCATGTCCATGCCGCTCAACAGGCTGCCAATATAG
- the argF gene encoding ornithine carbamoyltransferase, whose product MPVNLRNRHLISLKHHTPEEINYLLDLSADLKNKKRAGIKGNLLERKNVALIFEKPSTRTRCAFTVAAIDEGGHPEYLGKNDIQLGHKEDVADTARVLGRMFDGIEFRGFSQQVVEDLAKYAGVPVWNGLTDDYHPTQVLADFLTIRENFGRLKGIKLVYVGDGRNNVANSLMIGAAKMGMHFVVGSPKELFPDPALVAECEQIAKDCESGATITVTDDPKTAVKGADAIYTDVWASMGEEAKAAERKALLKPYQVNKELIEATGNDDVIFLHCLPAVKGNEVTEEVFESRHARQFDEAENRMHTIKAVMVASIGNF is encoded by the coding sequence ATGCCTGTGAATCTTCGTAACCGCCATCTTATTTCGCTAAAGCACCATACCCCCGAGGAGATCAACTATCTGCTTGACCTCTCGGCAGATCTCAAGAACAAAAAACGCGCCGGGATCAAGGGCAACCTCCTTGAGCGCAAAAACGTCGCGCTCATCTTCGAGAAGCCCTCGACCCGTACACGCTGCGCCTTTACCGTCGCCGCTATAGACGAGGGCGGGCATCCCGAATACCTTGGCAAAAACGACATCCAGCTCGGCCACAAAGAGGACGTCGCGGACACCGCCCGCGTCCTCGGACGCATGTTCGACGGCATCGAATTCCGCGGCTTCAGCCAGCAGGTCGTCGAGGACCTCGCGAAATACGCCGGCGTCCCCGTGTGGAACGGCCTCACCGACGACTACCACCCGACGCAGGTGCTCGCCGACTTCCTCACCATCCGTGAGAACTTCGGCCGCCTCAAGGGCATCAAGCTCGTCTACGTCGGAGACGGACGCAACAACGTCGCCAACTCGCTGATGATCGGCGCCGCGAAGATGGGCATGCACTTCGTCGTCGGCTCGCCGAAAGAGCTCTTCCCCGATCCCGCCCTCGTCGCCGAGTGCGAGCAGATCGCGAAAGACTGCGAATCCGGCGCGACGATAACCGTCACCGACGACCCCAAGACCGCCGTCAAAGGCGCGGACGCCATCTACACCGACGTCTGGGCCTCCATGGGCGAAGAGGCGAAGGCCGCCGAGCGCAAGGCTCTGCTCAAACCCTATCAGGTCAACAAAGAGCTCATCGAGGCCACCGGCAACGACGACGTCATCTTCCTGCACTGCCTCCCCGCTGTAAAGGGCAACGAAGTGACGGAAGAGGTATTTGAGTCGCGCCACGCAAGGCAGTTCGACGAGGCCGAGAACCGTATGCATACCATCAAAGCGGTGATGGTCGCCAGCATCGGCAACTTCTAG